In Rhodospirillum rubrum ATCC 11170, a genomic segment contains:
- a CDS encoding peptidoglycan D,D-transpeptidase FtsI family protein, whose product MIALLKNRREKRFVYPGAEIRFDRTAERGRGADLEGVVHQGIETGRMRLMVAACLFGLAFSVIGGRLVQLMVVRGPGEPVAVVSAEDTPIETRMARADIVDRNGLVLATNLPTVNLYADTRAIPERDRLRAIAVLPTLFPELTVADLTNKMVPGRAFIYLRRNLTPSEQQSVNDLGIPGLHFERSERRVYPAGRLVAHVVGATDVDNNGIAGLEKAFESKLTSSDLPLRLSLDIRVQHAIHRALQDSIDHFQAIGGAALVMDVETAEVVAMVSLPDYEPEKIGAASEDARFNRATLGVFEMGSTFKLFNTALALDAGLKLSESFDARNPIRISRFTITDFHPEGRWLSIPEILMYSSNLGSARMAVAVGTDRQREFLGRMGLLDAIPFEIPEVGRPLVPNPWREVSTMTISFGHGLSVTPLHLVTGVSALVNGGLLRPPTLLLRSPETTPAGKQVLTTQNSTAMRALMRLVVEAGSGKNADVKGYYIGGKTGSAEKEGASGGYSKSAVRTSFVGVFPMTKPRYVVMAMLDDPKAVKGTYGYRTAGWNATPTVGRMIAEIAPLLGVQPVRGDPAVQFGPQLVQQVGLRFAEPEGGRGVSR is encoded by the coding sequence ATGATCGCCCTGCTCAAAAATCGGCGGGAAAAACGCTTCGTCTATCCGGGGGCGGAAATCCGCTTCGACCGCACGGCCGAGCGGGGCCGGGGAGCCGATCTGGAAGGCGTCGTCCACCAGGGCATTGAAACCGGCCGCATGCGGCTGATGGTCGCGGCCTGCCTGTTCGGTTTGGCCTTTTCGGTGATCGGCGGCCGGCTGGTGCAGTTGATGGTCGTGCGCGGTCCGGGCGAGCCGGTGGCGGTGGTCTCGGCCGAGGACACGCCGATCGAAACCCGCATGGCCCGCGCCGACATCGTCGATCGCAATGGTCTGGTGCTGGCGACCAATCTGCCCACGGTCAATCTTTACGCCGATACCCGCGCCATCCCCGAGCGCGACCGCCTGCGCGCCATCGCCGTTCTGCCCACCCTGTTCCCGGAACTGACGGTGGCCGATCTGACGAACAAGATGGTTCCCGGCCGCGCCTTCATCTATCTGCGCCGCAACCTCACGCCGTCGGAACAGCAATCGGTCAACGACCTGGGAATCCCGGGGCTGCATTTCGAACGCTCCGAGCGCCGGGTCTATCCGGCCGGCCGCTTGGTCGCCCATGTCGTCGGCGCCACCGATGTCGATAACAACGGCATCGCCGGTCTGGAAAAGGCCTTCGAAAGCAAGCTGACGAGTTCGGACCTGCCGCTGCGGCTGTCGCTTGACATCCGGGTGCAGCACGCCATTCACCGCGCCCTGCAAGACAGCATCGACCATTTCCAGGCGATCGGCGGCGCCGCCCTGGTGATGGATGTCGAGACCGCCGAGGTGGTGGCGATGGTATCGCTGCCCGACTACGAACCCGAAAAGATCGGCGCGGCCAGCGAGGACGCCCGCTTCAACCGGGCGACGCTCGGCGTGTTCGAAATGGGCTCGACTTTCAAGCTGTTCAACACGGCCCTGGCGCTCGATGCCGGCCTGAAGCTGTCGGAAAGCTTCGACGCCCGCAATCCGATCCGCATTTCGCGCTTCACCATCACCGATTTCCATCCCGAGGGACGCTGGCTCAGCATCCCCGAAATCCTGATGTATTCCTCCAACCTGGGCTCGGCGCGCATGGCGGTGGCGGTGGGAACCGACCGCCAGCGCGAGTTCCTGGGGCGGATGGGGCTGCTTGACGCCATCCCCTTCGAGATCCCCGAGGTCGGCCGGCCGCTGGTTCCCAATCCGTGGCGCGAAGTCAGCACCATGACCATCTCGTTTGGTCACGGGCTGTCGGTCACCCCCTTGCATCTGGTCACCGGCGTTTCCGCCCTGGTCAATGGCGGCCTGCTCCGTCCGCCGACGCTGCTGCTGCGCAGCCCCGAGACCACCCCGGCGGGCAAGCAGGTTCTCACCACGCAAAACAGCACGGCCATGCGCGCCCTGATGCGTCTGGTGGTCGAAGCCGGGTCGGGCAAGAACGCCGACGTCAAAGGTTATTACATCGGCGGCAAGACCGGCTCGGCCGAAAAGGAGGGGGCGAGCGGCGGCTATTCCAAAAGCGCCGTCCGTACCTCGTTCGTCGGCGTCTTTCCGATGACCAAGCCGCGCTACGTGGTGATGGCGATGCTTGATGATCCCAAGGCGGTCAAGGGCACCTATGGCTATCGGACCGCCGGGTGGAACGCCACGCCGACGGTCGGCCGCATGATTGCCGAAATCGCCCCGCTTCTTGGAGTGCAACCCGTGCGCGGCGATCCCGCCGTTCAGTTCGGTCCCCAGCTTGTCCAGCAGGTGGGCCTGCGTTTTGCCGAGCCCGAAGGGGGACGCGGTGTATCTCGATGA
- the mraY gene encoding phospho-N-acetylmuramoyl-pentapeptide-transferase produces MLYFLSELTAQVSALNVFRYLTFRTGGAVMTAMLVAFVFGPGIIEWLKRKQGEGQPIRSDGPESHLTKKGTPTMGGIMILLGVGVATLLWADLSKGYVWAVLLLTLGYGAIGFADDYLKLTKRNTKGLSGRLKLVAQVGMAVIAGLWIMLLGQGDQASSLALPFFKDLTFNLGWFYLPFAAFVMVGASNAVNLTDGLDGLAIVPVMIAAGVFMLIAYLVGNIIFSNYLQIQHVPGTGELAVFCGAIVGAAVGFLWFNAPPAMVFMGDTGSLALGGALGAVSVVTKHEIVLAIVGGLFVLETVSVIVQVASFKLTGKRVFRMAPLHHHFEKKGWAEPTVVIRFWIIAMILAIVGLSTLKLR; encoded by the coding sequence ATGCTGTACTTCCTGTCCGAACTCACCGCGCAAGTGAGCGCGCTCAACGTCTTCCGGTACCTGACCTTCCGGACGGGCGGCGCGGTGATGACGGCTATGCTCGTCGCCTTCGTCTTTGGCCCCGGCATCATCGAGTGGCTCAAACGCAAGCAAGGCGAAGGCCAGCCGATCCGCAGCGACGGACCGGAAAGCCACCTGACCAAGAAGGGCACGCCGACGATGGGCGGCATCATGATCCTTCTGGGCGTCGGCGTCGCCACCTTGCTGTGGGCCGATCTGTCAAAGGGCTATGTCTGGGCGGTCTTGCTGCTCACCCTGGGCTATGGGGCCATCGGCTTCGCCGATGACTATCTGAAGCTGACCAAGCGCAACACCAAAGGTCTGTCGGGCCGGCTCAAGCTGGTCGCCCAGGTCGGCATGGCGGTGATCGCCGGGCTGTGGATCATGCTGCTCGGCCAGGGCGATCAGGCGAGCAGCCTCGCCCTGCCGTTCTTCAAGGATCTGACCTTCAATCTCGGCTGGTTCTACCTGCCCTTCGCCGCCTTCGTCATGGTCGGCGCCTCCAACGCCGTCAATCTGACCGACGGCCTGGACGGGTTGGCGATCGTGCCGGTGATGATCGCCGCCGGGGTGTTCATGCTGATCGCCTATCTGGTCGGCAACATCATCTTTTCGAACTATCTGCAGATCCAGCATGTGCCGGGCACCGGCGAGCTGGCGGTGTTCTGCGGGGCGATCGTCGGCGCCGCCGTCGGCTTCCTGTGGTTCAACGCCCCGCCGGCCATGGTGTTCATGGGCGATACCGGCTCGCTGGCCCTGGGCGGAGCCCTGGGCGCCGTCTCGGTGGTGACCAAGCATGAGATCGTGCTGGCCATCGTTGGCGGGCTGTTCGTTCTGGAAACCGTTTCGGTGATCGTCCAGGTCGCCTCGTTCAAGCTGACGGGCAAGCGGGTCTTCCGCATGGCGCCGCTGCACCATCATTTCGAAAAGAAGGGCTGGGCCGAGCCCACGGTGGTGATCCGGTTCTGGATCATCGCCATGATCCTGGCCATCGTCGGCCTTTCCACCTTGAAGCTGCGTTAG
- a CDS encoding division/cell wall cluster transcriptional repressor MraZ yields the protein MFLEAAAVMKPFIGTYENKVDRKGRVSVPAKFRAVLQAAEYTTIVVRPDRERGCIEGYGMDRLERLSEATPDLLDEGTQTPSLERIYDILSDSEELPFDPTGRVVVPADLLAQAGIGETAVFVGLGRVFQIWNPTALEASRGRKPRASASQGAGA from the coding sequence ATGTTTCTGGAGGCTGCCGCCGTCATGAAGCCGTTCATCGGCACCTACGAGAACAAGGTCGACAGGAAGGGGCGGGTTTCCGTTCCGGCCAAATTTCGCGCCGTGCTTCAAGCTGCGGAGTACACCACCATCGTCGTTCGCCCCGACCGCGAGCGCGGCTGCATTGAGGGTTATGGCATGGACCGCCTGGAACGATTGTCCGAGGCCACCCCGGATCTCCTCGACGAGGGGACTCAGACGCCGTCGCTTGAGCGCATCTACGACATCTTGTCCGACTCCGAGGAATTGCCCTTCGATCCCACCGGCCGCGTCGTCGTCCCCGCCGATCTGCTGGCCCAGGCCGGAATCGGCGAGACGGCGGTGTTCGTCGGTCTTGGCCGGGTCTTCCAGATCTGGAACCCAACGGCCTTGGAAGCCTCGCGCGGCCGCAAGCCGCGGGCCTCCGCGTCCCAGGGTGCCGGCGCATGA
- a CDS encoding N-acetylmuramoyl-L-alanine amidase — protein sequence MASRPAPPDFPVIEALSPNADDRPPGQIIDMLVIHYTGMPSAQAALARLLDPQAQVSAHWLIDEDGTAYKLVEERRRAWHAGVSAWGGRPGVNARSIGIELVNPGHEFGYRPFPEAQMTTLIALGRGILERHPIPAAHVVGHADVAPTRKEDPGELFDWQRLASNGIGRWPPPPLGVRPETVDATEGEAACLLEQIGYDISSLQATVLAFQRHFRPKRLDGRIDSETLWLIKALARDVQAH from the coding sequence GTGGCCAGCCGTCCCGCCCCCCCGGATTTCCCGGTTATCGAGGCCCTCTCGCCCAATGCCGATGACCGCCCGCCCGGGCAGATCATCGACATGCTGGTGATCCATTACACCGGCATGCCCAGCGCGCAGGCGGCCCTGGCGCGCCTCCTCGATCCCCAGGCCCAGGTCAGCGCCCACTGGCTGATCGACGAGGATGGAACGGCCTATAAGCTGGTCGAGGAACGCCGCCGGGCCTGGCACGCCGGCGTCTCGGCCTGGGGCGGCCGCCCAGGGGTCAATGCCCGCTCGATCGGCATCGAATTGGTCAATCCCGGCCACGAATTCGGCTACCGCCCCTTCCCCGAGGCCCAGATGACCACCCTGATCGCCCTTGGCCGGGGTATTCTGGAGCGCCATCCCATCCCCGCGGCCCATGTCGTCGGCCATGCCGATGTCGCCCCGACCCGCAAGGAGGACCCGGGAGAACTGTTCGACTGGCAGAGACTCGCCTCAAACGGCATCGGCCGCTGGCCGCCCCCACCCTTGGGCGTCCGCCCGGAGACGGTTGACGCGACCGAGGGCGAAGCGGCCTGCCTTCTTGAACAAATAGGCTATGATATCAGTTCCTTACAAGCCACTGTTCTCGCCTTTCAGCGTCACTTCCGCCCAAAGCGCCTCGATGGTCGTATCGACTCGGAAACGCTTTGGCTAATCAAGGCTCTTGCCCGTGACGTTCAAGCCCATTAA
- a CDS encoding UDP-N-acetylmuramoyl-L-alanyl-D-glutamate--2,6-diaminopimelate ligase, with translation MYLDDLIGAVPARAALGGHPGLGGHPGLAIAGLTADSRAVAPGWLFAALPGVKADGRAFIPAALAAGASAVLAPEGTALPPDAPAALVTAANPRQAFARMAAAFAGAQPATVVAVTGTNGKTSSVSFTRQIWDRLGRTAASLGTLGAESGVYRRAGSMTTPDPVSLHKMLAEMTEAGVDALAMEASSHGLDQYRLDGVRLSAAAFTNLTRDHLDYHHTMDAYLAAKARLFGEVLGREGVAVLNADDPAFPTLAALCRDRGQSVLDYGRSAKTLRLAGVSAKAHGQSLDLELFGRHHSVLLPLVGDFQAMNVLCALGLAIATGAPVDAAVATLASLEGVPGRLEMVARRASGAPVYVDYAHTPDGLVTALRALRPHCRGKLVCVFGCGGDRDRAKRPLMGRAVAEGADVAILTDDNPRSEDPAAIRAEARVGCPDAIEIDGRDAAIRAGVALLGPNDLLVIAGKGHETGQTIGTVVHPFVDADHARAAVGEADA, from the coding sequence GTGTATCTCGATGATCTGATCGGCGCCGTTCCGGCGCGGGCCGCCCTGGGCGGCCACCCTGGCCTGGGCGGCCATCCTGGTTTGGCGATCGCCGGGCTGACGGCCGATTCCCGGGCGGTGGCGCCGGGCTGGCTGTTCGCCGCCCTGCCCGGGGTCAAGGCCGACGGCCGCGCCTTCATCCCCGCCGCCCTCGCGGCCGGGGCGAGCGCCGTTCTGGCGCCCGAGGGAACGGCCCTGCCCCCTGACGCCCCGGCGGCGTTGGTCACCGCGGCCAATCCCCGCCAGGCCTTCGCCCGCATGGCCGCCGCCTTCGCCGGCGCCCAACCGGCCACGGTGGTGGCGGTGACCGGTACCAACGGCAAGACCTCGAGCGTCAGCTTCACCCGTCAGATCTGGGACCGCCTGGGGCGGACGGCGGCCAGCCTGGGGACGCTCGGCGCCGAAAGCGGCGTTTATCGGCGGGCCGGCAGCATGACCACCCCCGATCCGGTGTCTTTGCACAAAATGCTGGCCGAGATGACCGAAGCCGGGGTCGACGCCCTGGCGATGGAGGCCTCGTCCCATGGCCTGGATCAATACCGCCTTGACGGCGTGCGCCTGAGTGCTGCCGCCTTCACCAATCTGACCCGCGACCATCTCGACTATCACCACACCATGGACGCCTATCTGGCGGCCAAGGCCCGGCTGTTTGGCGAGGTTCTGGGGCGCGAGGGTGTGGCCGTGCTCAATGCCGACGATCCGGCGTTCCCCACCCTGGCCGCGCTCTGCCGCGACCGAGGCCAAAGCGTGCTTGATTACGGCCGGAGCGCCAAGACCCTGCGCCTTGCCGGCGTCAGCGCCAAGGCCCATGGCCAGAGCCTGGACCTCGAGCTTTTTGGCCGGCACCATAGCGTGCTGTTGCCCTTGGTCGGCGATTTCCAGGCGATGAACGTGCTCTGCGCCCTGGGACTGGCGATCGCCACCGGCGCGCCGGTCGACGCCGCCGTGGCGACCCTGGCCAGCCTGGAAGGCGTGCCGGGCCGCTTGGAGATGGTGGCGCGGCGGGCCTCGGGCGCCCCGGTCTACGTCGATTACGCCCATACTCCCGACGGTCTGGTCACCGCCTTGCGGGCCCTGCGCCCCCATTGCCGGGGCAAGCTGGTCTGCGTTTTCGGCTGCGGCGGCGACCGCGACCGCGCCAAACGGCCGCTGATGGGCCGCGCCGTGGCCGAGGGCGCCGATGTGGCGATCCTGACCGATGACAATCCGCGCAGCGAGGATCCGGCCGCCATCCGCGCCGAAGCCCGCGTTGGCTGCCCCGACGCGATCGAGATCGACGGCCGCGACGCCGCCATCCGCGCAGGCGTCGCCCTGCTTGGACCAAACGACCTGCTGGTGATCGCCGGCAAGGGCCATGAAACCGGCCAGACCATCGGCACCGTGGTTCATCCCTTCGTCGATGCCGATCACGCCCGCGCCGCCGTTGGGGAGGCCGACGCATGA
- the ftsL gene encoding cell division protein FtsL: protein MIRPIHIIWAALIMGIGTALFMVAYEVDAKEKELARLHADIRRTTESMHVLRAEWSFLNDPTRLDRLATDHLGLQPIRPEQYVTVASLPNRPAPLPAPAPKTEPPAPGNVPMASLPNGATTVSGQARAAGGGRVTVTPVPTVKPILTKLAKAGGGQ, encoded by the coding sequence ATGATCCGCCCCATCCACATCATCTGGGCCGCGTTGATCATGGGCATCGGCACCGCGCTGTTCATGGTCGCCTATGAGGTCGATGCCAAGGAAAAGGAACTGGCCCGCCTCCATGCCGATATCCGCCGGACCACCGAGAGCATGCATGTGCTGCGCGCCGAGTGGAGCTTCCTGAACGATCCGACCCGCCTGGACCGCCTGGCGACCGATCATCTTGGGCTTCAGCCGATCCGCCCCGAGCAGTATGTGACCGTGGCCAGCTTGCCCAACCGTCCCGCCCCCCTGCCCGCGCCCGCGCCAAAGACCGAGCCGCCGGCCCCGGGCAACGTGCCGATGGCCTCGCTTCCCAACGGCGCGACGACGGTGTCGGGACAGGCCCGCGCCGCCGGCGGCGGCCGGGTCACCGTCACCCCCGTGCCCACGGTCAAACCGATCCTGACCAAGCTTGCCAAAGCGGGCGGCGGGCAATGA
- the rsmH gene encoding 16S rRNA (cytosine(1402)-N(4))-methyltransferase RsmH, whose amino-acid sequence MNALTPHFPVMLDEVLSALEPHADGLYVDGTFGNGGYSRGLLERADCRVIAIDRDPAARVRGAALEAEFPGRFTLLSGCFGDMEQLLAAEGISRIDGVALDLGVSSMQLDQAERGFSFQKDGPLDMRMGQQGQTAADLVNTLDEDRLADILYHYGEERKSRWVAHAIVERRAETPFSRTADLATVIRGVVRKSRDGIDPATRSFQALRIVVNDELGELERALGASERLLRAGGRLVVVAFHSLEDRIVKAFVRQRCGESEGVSRHLPQASNAGAGNPPPSFQAVSRRAVKPLDAETRVNPRSRSARLRAVERTEFPAWTVSPGGQR is encoded by the coding sequence ATGAACGCCCTCACCCCCCATTTCCCGGTGATGCTCGACGAGGTGCTAAGCGCCCTCGAGCCCCATGCCGACGGCCTTTATGTCGATGGCACCTTCGGCAACGGCGGGTATAGCCGTGGCCTGCTCGAGCGCGCCGACTGCCGGGTGATCGCCATCGACCGCGATCCGGCCGCCCGCGTGCGCGGCGCCGCCCTGGAAGCCGAGTTCCCCGGCCGCTTCACCCTGCTTTCGGGCTGCTTTGGCGACATGGAACAGCTGCTGGCCGCCGAGGGCATCAGCCGGATCGACGGCGTCGCCCTGGATCTTGGCGTCTCGTCGATGCAGCTCGATCAGGCCGAGCGCGGCTTCAGCTTCCAGAAGGACGGCCCGCTCGACATGCGCATGGGCCAGCAGGGGCAGACGGCGGCCGATCTGGTCAATACCCTCGACGAGGACCGCCTCGCCGATATCCTCTACCACTACGGCGAAGAGCGGAAATCACGCTGGGTCGCCCATGCCATCGTCGAACGCCGCGCCGAGACGCCGTTCTCGCGCACCGCCGATCTGGCCACCGTCATCCGCGGCGTCGTCCGCAAAAGCCGCGATGGCATCGATCCCGCCACCCGCAGCTTCCAGGCGCTGCGCATCGTCGTCAACGACGAGCTGGGCGAGCTTGAACGCGCCCTTGGCGCCAGCGAACGCCTGCTGCGCGCCGGTGGCCGGCTGGTGGTCGTGGCCTTTCATTCGCTTGAGGATCGCATCGTCAAGGCGTTCGTCCGCCAGCGCTGCGGCGAAAGCGAGGGCGTCAGCCGCCACCTGCCCCAGGCCTCGAACGCCGGAGCGGGCAATCCTCCCCCCAGTTTCCAGGCCGTCTCGCGCCGCGCCGTCAAGCCGCTCGACGCCGAGACCCGGGTCAACCCGCGGTCCCGCTCGGCCCGGCTGCGCGCCGTCGAACGCACCGAATTTCCCGCCTGGACGGTTTCCCCCGGAGGTCAGCGATGA
- the murD gene encoding UDP-N-acetylmuramoyl-L-alanine--D-glutamate ligase has translation MAKLIPLYQYAGQDLGIMGLGKSGMATARALAGTGTRVHAWDDSPILRDAARAESVPLCDLTDQTSRTSPWPALQGVVWSPGIPHTFPQPHPVAVIAHERGVPLFCDIDLLARARQDCFFLGITGTNGKSTTTALIGHILKAARHPVQVGGNLGTPALSFEPLPFHGTYVLELSSYQLELVPSLCCDVAVLLNITPDHLARHGGMDGYIAAKRQIFRCGPRPGVAVVCIDDEPSLAIHDALCRENGRKVVAVSTRALPRGGVGAVDGQLVDATQGRPRAVADLTTIATLPGAHNWQNAAAAYAACRQHGIDAKIIVEAMASFPGLPHRQELVAEIDGVRFINDSKATNADAADKALRCYDTVYWIAGGQPKEGGIVSLEPHFHRMRQAYLIGQAAPAFERTLKGKVPLSQVGTLTRAVTEAAKAAWRDAIPGAVVLLSPACASWDQFSSFEHRGDIFRELVADLAHTRAAAKPGGRR, from the coding sequence GTGGCGAAGCTAATCCCCCTTTACCAGTACGCCGGACAGGACCTGGGCATCATGGGCCTGGGCAAATCGGGAATGGCCACGGCGCGGGCGCTGGCGGGCACGGGAACGCGCGTCCACGCCTGGGACGACAGCCCGATCCTGCGTGACGCCGCCCGCGCCGAGTCCGTTCCGCTGTGCGACCTCACCGACCAGACCAGCCGCACGTCCCCCTGGCCGGCGCTGCAGGGCGTGGTGTGGAGCCCGGGCATTCCCCACACCTTCCCCCAGCCCCATCCGGTGGCGGTGATCGCCCACGAGCGCGGCGTGCCGCTGTTTTGCGACATCGACCTGCTGGCCCGCGCCCGCCAGGACTGCTTCTTCCTGGGCATCACCGGCACCAACGGCAAATCGACGACCACGGCGCTGATCGGCCATATCCTGAAGGCGGCCCGCCACCCGGTGCAGGTCGGCGGCAATCTCGGCACCCCGGCGCTGTCGTTCGAGCCCCTGCCCTTCCATGGCACCTATGTGCTGGAGCTGTCGTCCTATCAGCTCGAACTGGTGCCCTCGCTGTGCTGCGACGTGGCGGTGCTGCTCAACATCACCCCCGATCATCTGGCCCGCCATGGCGGCATGGACGGCTATATCGCCGCCAAGCGTCAGATCTTCCGCTGCGGTCCGCGCCCGGGCGTCGCCGTCGTCTGCATCGACGACGAGCCGTCGCTGGCCATCCATGACGCGCTGTGCCGCGAGAACGGTCGCAAGGTGGTGGCGGTCTCCACCCGCGCCCTGCCGCGCGGCGGCGTTGGCGCCGTCGACGGCCAGTTGGTCGACGCCACCCAGGGCCGGCCGCGCGCCGTCGCCGATCTGACGACGATCGCCACCCTGCCCGGCGCCCACAACTGGCAAAACGCCGCCGCCGCCTATGCCGCCTGCCGCCAGCATGGGATCGACGCCAAGATCATCGTCGAGGCGATGGCCAGCTTCCCCGGCCTGCCCCACCGCCAGGAACTGGTGGCCGAGATCGACGGCGTGCGCTTCATCAACGACAGCAAGGCGACCAATGCCGACGCCGCCGACAAGGCGCTGCGCTGCTATGACACGGTTTATTGGATCGCCGGCGGCCAGCCCAAGGAAGGCGGCATCGTCAGCCTCGAGCCGCATTTCCACCGCATGCGCCAGGCCTATCTGATCGGTCAGGCCGCCCCGGCCTTTGAGCGCACCCTGAAGGGCAAGGTTCCCCTGTCCCAGGTCGGCACCCTGACCCGCGCCGTCACCGAAGCCGCCAAGGCCGCCTGGCGCGACGCCATCCCCGGCGCCGTCGTTTTGCTGTCGCCGGCCTGCGCCTCGTGGGATCAGTTCTCCAGCTTCGAGCATCGCGGCGACATCTTCCGCGAACTCGTCGCCGATCTCGCCCATACCCGGGCCGCCGCCAAGCCGGGGGGCCGCCGATGA
- a CDS encoding UDP-N-acetylmuramoyl-tripeptide--D-alanyl-D-alanine ligase: MKTSPLPAERATPLVLWTAATAAAALGIAASGAWTATGVCIDSRAVVAGDLFIALAGERTDGHAHVEAALTAGASAALVSRIPAGIATDRLLVVEDTLEGLWALARASRARFAGKLVGVTGSLGKTGTKEMLTQALGRFGRVHATEGNLNNHFGLPLTLARMPADTDLAVIELGMNHPGELGPLARLARPHVAIITNVAAVHLEFFDSVEAIADAKAEILEGVEPGGTVVLNRDNRFFERLRRAAAARGIDKTLSFGNHIGADARVLDCAVDANGTAVFALIGDDPLAYRMAVEGRHWALNSLGVLAVVRALGLDIHSAANGLANVVPPRGRGRRQSVSLGGDGAIQVIDDAYNASPESVIAALTTLSMTRPGPRGRRIAVLGDMLELGPQAAKLHADLAKISVERGIDLVYTAGPLMAHLHDALPASRRGGHAPDADALTPLVLAALRPGDVVMVKGSKGSLVSRTVTALLALDRRAEAGLSAADTP, from the coding sequence ATGAAAACCTCGCCCCTGCCAGCCGAGCGCGCCACTCCCCTTGTGTTGTGGACCGCCGCCACCGCCGCCGCCGCGCTTGGCATTGCCGCCAGCGGCGCGTGGACGGCGACCGGCGTCTGCATCGACAGCCGCGCCGTCGTCGCCGGCGATCTATTCATCGCCCTGGCCGGCGAACGAACCGATGGCCATGCCCATGTCGAGGCCGCCCTGACTGCCGGAGCCAGCGCCGCCCTGGTCTCGCGCATCCCCGCCGGCATCGCCACCGACCGCCTGCTGGTGGTCGAAGATACCCTCGAGGGTCTGTGGGCCCTGGCCCGGGCCAGCCGCGCCCGCTTCGCCGGCAAGCTGGTCGGCGTGACCGGCAGCCTGGGCAAGACCGGCACCAAGGAGATGCTGACCCAGGCGCTTGGCCGCTTCGGCCGCGTCCATGCGACCGAGGGCAATCTCAACAACCATTTCGGCCTGCCGCTGACCCTGGCCCGCATGCCCGCCGACACCGATCTGGCGGTGATCGAACTGGGGATGAACCATCCGGGCGAATTGGGGCCGCTGGCCCGCCTCGCCCGCCCCCATGTGGCGATCATCACCAATGTCGCCGCCGTCCACCTGGAGTTCTTCGATTCGGTCGAGGCCATCGCCGATGCCAAGGCCGAGATCCTGGAAGGCGTCGAGCCCGGCGGCACCGTCGTCCTCAATCGCGACAACCGCTTCTTCGAACGCCTGCGCCGGGCCGCCGCCGCCCGGGGCATCGATAAGACCCTCAGCTTTGGCAATCACATCGGCGCCGACGCCCGGGTGCTCGACTGCGCCGTCGACGCCAATGGCACGGCGGTCTTCGCCCTGATCGGCGACGACCCCCTGGCTTATCGCATGGCCGTTGAAGGTCGCCATTGGGCGCTCAACAGCCTTGGCGTGCTGGCGGTTGTCCGCGCCCTGGGTCTTGACATCCACAGCGCCGCCAACGGCTTGGCCAATGTGGTCCCGCCGCGCGGCCGGGGCCGGCGCCAAAGCGTCAGCCTGGGTGGGGATGGCGCCATCCAGGTGATCGACGACGCCTATAACGCCAGTCCCGAGAGCGTCATCGCCGCCCTCACCACTTTGTCGATGACCCGCCCGGGGCCCCGCGGCCGGCGCATCGCCGTGCTTGGCGACATGCTCGAGCTGGGTCCCCAGGCCGCGAAGCTTCACGCCGATCTGGCGAAGATCAGCGTGGAACGGGGCATTGATCTGGTTTATACCGCCGGCCCCCTGATGGCGCATCTTCACGACGCGCTGCCCGCCAGTCGGCGCGGCGGCCATGCGCCCGACGCCGATGCCCTGACACCCCTGGTTCTCGCGGCCCTGCGCCCGGGCGACGTGGTGATGGTCAAAGGGTCGAAGGGAAGCCTCGTCAGCAGGACCGTCACGGCCCTGCTGGCTCTCGATCGCCGCGCGGAGGCGGGCCTTTCGGCCGCCGACACGCCCTGA